A genome region from Populus alba chromosome 3, ASM523922v2, whole genome shotgun sequence includes the following:
- the LOC118036380 gene encoding transcription factor MYB114: MASMKKEGVKPMENMANMPNKGAWTAEEDRKLAEVIAIHGARKWKTIAAKAALNRCGKSCRLRWLNYLRPNIKRGNISDQEEDLILRLHKLLGNRWSLIAGRLPGRTDNEIKNYWNSHLSKKINQKGKQTGVSTKEDHRVEKNIIKNNLDLKEENKPSQRGEEESKLNFNVDDFFDFSNEDPLNLEWMSRFLEIDKA; encoded by the exons ATGGCTTCCATGAAGAAAGAGGGGGTTAAGCCCATGGAAAACATGGCAAACATGCCCAACAAGGGGGCATGGACAGCTGAGGAAGATAGGAAATTGGCTGAGGTTATTGCAATCCATGGCGCAAGAAAATGGAAGACAATTGCAGCCAAAGCAG CTCTCAATAGGTGTGGTAAGAGTTGCAGGCTAAGATGGCTGAATTATTTAAGACCAAACATCAAGAGAGGCAACATTTCTGACCAGGAAGAGGACCTCATACTTAGGCTTCATAAACTACTAGGAAACAG gTGGTCACTGATCGCTGGAAGACTGCCGGGTCGAACAGATAATGAGATTAAGAACTATTGGAATTCTCATTTGAGCAAGAAGATAAACCAGAAAGGGAAACAAACTGGAGTTTCAACTAAAGAAGACCACAGAgttgagaaaaatataataaaaaacaatttggattTGAAAGAAGAGAATAAACCCAGCCAAAGGGGTGAAGAAGAGTCAAAACTGAATTTCAACGTGGATGACTTCTTTGATTTCTCGAATGAAGATCCCTTGAACCTGGAATGGATGAGCCGATTCCTTGAAATAGATAAGGCTTAG
- the LOC118042885 gene encoding uncharacterized protein isoform X1: MYARSHIHLTDIEHGAATDGVLVEYDVNEPTMGEKLASITLQDNGKTNSLEIEESPPHAKPPSADSVNILLKQALRADDRALLLDCLYTQDEKVIANSISLLNPSDVLKLLQSLLSIIHSRGAILACALPWLRSLLLQHSTGIMSQESSLHALNSLYQLIESRVSTFQSALQLSSCIDFLYAGVVDDASDENHTVTPVIYEDNDESDDEESEDAMETDQDSKEDQEASDGLGDIEGSDGMSE, translated from the exons ATGTATGCTCGCTCACACATTCACTTAACTGATATAGAACATGGTGCAGCTACTGATGGAGTCCTTGTTGAGTATGATGTCAATGAGCCGACCATGGGGGAAAAACTTGCTAGTATAACTTTACAAGATAATGGCAAAACCAACAGCCTTGAGATAGAAGAATCACCTCCTCATGCAAAGCCTCCAAGTGCTGACTCTGTTAACATTCTTCTTAAGCAAGCATTGCGTGCTGATGATCGTGCTCTTCTATTAGATTGCTTATACACCCAAGATGAGAAG GTTATTGCAAATTCAATCTCACTGCTCAATCCATCTGATGTGCTCAAGCTCTTACAGTCTCTTCTATCCATAATTCACTCCAG GGGTGCAATCTTGGCGTGTGCTCTTCCTTGGCTAAGAAGTTTACTTCTTCAACATTCAACTGGAATAATGTCTCAGGAATCTTCTTTACATGCTTTGAATTCCTTATATCAG CTCATTGAATCCCGAGTGTCAACTTTCCAGTCAGCTCTTCAATTGTCAAGTTGCATAGACTTTCTCTACGCAGGG GTTGTTGATGATGCATCAGATGAAAATCATACAGTAACTCCTGTAATTTACGAGGACAATGATGAAAGTGATGACGAGGAATCTGAAGATGCCATGGAAACAGATCAAGATAGCAAAGAGGATCAGGAAGCGTCTGATGGACTTGGTGATATTGAAGGAAGTGATGGCATGAGTGAGTGA
- the LOC118042885 gene encoding uncharacterized protein isoform X2 has translation MYARSHIHLTDIEHGAATDGVLVEYDVNEPTMGEKLASITLQDNGKTNSLEIEESPPHAKPPSADSVNILLKQALRADDRALLLDCLYTQDEKVIANSISLLNPSDVLKLLQSLLSIIHSRGAILACALPWLRSLLLQHSTGIMSQESSLHALNSLYQVVDDASDENHTVTPVIYEDNDESDDEESEDAMETDQDSKEDQEASDGLGDIEGSDGMSE, from the exons ATGTATGCTCGCTCACACATTCACTTAACTGATATAGAACATGGTGCAGCTACTGATGGAGTCCTTGTTGAGTATGATGTCAATGAGCCGACCATGGGGGAAAAACTTGCTAGTATAACTTTACAAGATAATGGCAAAACCAACAGCCTTGAGATAGAAGAATCACCTCCTCATGCAAAGCCTCCAAGTGCTGACTCTGTTAACATTCTTCTTAAGCAAGCATTGCGTGCTGATGATCGTGCTCTTCTATTAGATTGCTTATACACCCAAGATGAGAAG GTTATTGCAAATTCAATCTCACTGCTCAATCCATCTGATGTGCTCAAGCTCTTACAGTCTCTTCTATCCATAATTCACTCCAG GGGTGCAATCTTGGCGTGTGCTCTTCCTTGGCTAAGAAGTTTACTTCTTCAACATTCAACTGGAATAATGTCTCAGGAATCTTCTTTACATGCTTTGAATTCCTTATATCAG GTTGTTGATGATGCATCAGATGAAAATCATACAGTAACTCCTGTAATTTACGAGGACAATGATGAAAGTGATGACGAGGAATCTGAAGATGCCATGGAAACAGATCAAGATAGCAAAGAGGATCAGGAAGCGTCTGATGGACTTGGTGATATTGAAGGAAGTGATGGCATGAGTGAGTGA